A section of the Drosophila sechellia strain sech25 chromosome 3L, ASM438219v1, whole genome shotgun sequence genome encodes:
- the LOC6610406 gene encoding protein JTB, whose product MLENCQRHHMLLGLGALTMVTILVLFVESRYAADGPRRREPQFVIEDNSTCWRNEKYTMVQECHPCSEFDIVSRSLGVCIHTHYKEVLRCQSGEIVTRSCDRVALIEQMNFLKFEVSCFVIGLLSYLVSYARDRVLSRRNYMRIERQLNRVQ is encoded by the coding sequence ATGCTCGAGAACTGTCAGCGCCACCACATGCTCCTTGGATTAGGAGCCCTAACGATGGTCACCATCCTCGTCCTGTTCGTGGAATCTCGTTACGCGGCAGATGGGCCTCGTCGCCGAGAGCCGCAGTTCGTGATCGAGGACAACTCGACCTGCTGGCGGAATGAGAAGTACACGATGGTGCAGGAGTGCCACCCGTGCTCCGAATTCGACATAGTCAGCCGCAGCCTGGGCGTCTGCATCCACACGCACTACAAGGAGGTGCTGCGCTGCCAGAGCGGCGAGATCGTTACCAGGAGCTGCGACCGGGTGGCGCTCATCGAGCAAATGAACTTCCTGAAATTTGAGGTCTCGTGCTTTGTAATCGGATTACTTAGCTACCTGGTCAGTTATGCCCGCGATCGAGTCCTGTCCAGGCGCAACTACATGAGAATCGAGCGACAGCTAAACCGGGTCCAATAG
- the LOC6610407 gene encoding uncharacterized protein LOC6610407 isoform X2, which translates to MVLRSGIIIPFQFRDTKKLLMIGVPQENRDLNIWDLKNVVRAAFGIYNFEFRNKKIGFNIPDELLLHYLDQRHDLTNFVIEISQALDDGHAKEMLSYEPSCSMAVLKHHAHQHQHHVPLPQRSNESASHHAHEYVPGSQPTSPALGMSSEAVDSPLDQQGNNSVSERTDNSHKLRLGQAYSERTPESMTQAIDPMDIIPKSESESEVERLQRASRFLARQEQHQAQQQQHQQQLLPGQQIFPSYTHPLPPMNAPNASQQSPYTPGLMSRFRKRGERMSKDQKELYVKFFEDNPCMLSNHRRHDGLTEPLWAKLAHMLNSVPQGAVKNVEDWKQTFDAWRYRIFMYTRYNSKLSMSETTDPKNFKPLTATDQKAYAMWTSHKHITPQDYEKMDMFVPLDETTTTTNSYDY; encoded by the exons ATGGTGCTGCGGTCGGGAATCATAATTCCGTTTCAGTTTCGCGACACAAAGAAGCTGCTGATGATCGGGGTTCCCCAGGAGAACCGCGACCTAAACATATGGGACCTGAAGAACGTGG TGCGTGCCGCCTTCGGGATCTACAACTTCGAGTTCCGGAACAAGAAGATCGGCTTCAACATCCCGGacgagctgctgctgcactatCTGGACCAGAGGCACGACCTCACCAACTTCGTTATAGAGATCAGTCAAG CTCTGGACGATGGCCATGCCAAGGAGATGCTCTCCTACGAGCCCTCATGCTCAATGGCGGTCCTGAAGCACCACGCTcatcagcaccagcaccacgtGCCTCTGCCGCAGAGGTCAAACGAAAGCGCCTCGCACCACGCCCACGAATATGTGCCTGGCTCCCAGCCCACCTCTCCGGCCCTAGGGATGAGTTCTGAGGCGGTGGACTCGCCACTGGACCAGCAGGGCAACAACTCGGTGTCGGAACGCACGGACAATTCCCACAAACTGCGCTTGGGGCAGGCTTACTCGGAACGGACGCCGGAATCGATGACCCAGGCCATTGACCCCATGGACATTATACCCAAGTCGGAGTCCGAATCGGAGGTGGAGCGTCTGCAGCGGGCCTCCAGATTCCTGGCGCGCCAGGAACAGCACCaagcccagcagcaacagcatcagcagcagttgcTGCCCGGTCAGCAGATCTTCCCTAGCTACACGCATCCTTTGCCGCCGATGAATGCACCAAATGCCTCCCAACAGTCGCCTTACACGCCGGGTCTGATGAGTCGCTTTAGAA AACGCGGCGAACGGATGTCCAAGGACCAAAAGGAGCTGTACGTCAAGTTTTTCGAGGACAATCCATGCATGCTATCCAACCACCGACGGCACGATGGCCTCACCGAACCACTGTGGGCAAAATTGGCCCACATGCTGAATAGTGTTCCCCAAGGCGCCGTAAAGAACGTGGAGGACTGGAAGCAGACCTTTGACGCCTGGCGGTACCGCATCTTCATGTACACACGCTACAACTCCAAGCTCAGCATGTCGGAAACGACCGATCCGAAGAACTTCAAGCCCCTGACAGCTACCGACCAGAAGGCGTATGCCATGTGGACCAGCCACAAGCACATAACGCCGCAGGACTACGAAAAAATGGACATGTTCGTGCCGCTGGACGAGACCACCACGACAACGAACAGCTACGACTACTAG
- the LOC6610407 gene encoding putative mediator of RNA polymerase II transcription subunit 12 isoform X1 — MVLRSGIIIPFQFRDTKKLLMIGVPQENRDLNIWDLKNVVRAAFGIYNFEFRNKKIGFNIPDELLLHYLDQRHDLTNFVIEISQVYDVGLDNYVLNRQCRCADQKMLNDSPTPEEPTNLCQPSNVLEAAPTPLMALPPCEDEDQEPEHEHEHEESMKYRIERESSGAASAELGLPAYEACSPKMDYDTQDELPDSPHSQPLPPPPFPLPTALPLPPPPTSHHQHLQQQQQQHHEERIQQEYIIQQQQQHQHLQQQQHHLALLQQQQEQQQQIQQHQGVNMAMGTTTTNNIRQRKERMSKRQKELYVHFLQQHQFINDHRRNDPALDPYWLKLANLLNAVPQGAVKHVTEWKQTFDNWRYRIFLYARYNSKLQDEEAQNPRNFKPLTRTDKQAYIMWIRNPDTAPPDLDKMRNVFCNLEESAVQQE, encoded by the exons ATGGTGCTGCGGTCGGGAATCATAATTCCGTTTCAGTTTCGCGACACAAAGAAGCTGCTGATGATCGGGGTTCCCCAGGAGAACCGCGACCTAAACATATGGGACCTGAAGAACGTGG TGCGTGCCGCCTTCGGGATCTACAACTTCGAGTTCCGGAACAAGAAGATCGGCTTCAACATCCCGGacgagctgctgctgcactatCTGGACCAGAGGCACGACCTCACCAACTTCGTTATAGAGATCAGTCAAG TCTACGATGTCGGCCTGGACAACTATGTGCTGAATCGCCAGTGCCGCTGTGCAGATCAGAAAATGCTCAACGATTCGCCAACGCCCGAGGAGCCCACCAATTTGTGCCAGCCCAGTAATGTGCTGGAGGCCGCGCCCACTCCGCTCatggcgctgccaccctgcgAGGACGAGGATCAGGAGCCTGAGCATGAGCACGAGCACGAGGAGAGCATGAAGTACCGGATCGAAAGGGAGAGCAGTGGAGCTGCCTCCGCGGAGCTGGGCTTGCCCGCCTACGAGGCCTGCTCGCCCAAGATGGACTACGACACGCAGGACGAGCTGCCGGACTCGCCGCACTCGCAGCCGCTGCCACCACCGCCTTTCCCTTTGCCCACGGCCCTGCCGCTGCCGCCTCCGCCCACCTCGCATCACCAACatctgcaacagcagcagcagcagcatcatgaG GAGCGCATCCAGCAAGAGTACatcatccagcagcagcagcaacatcagcacctgcagcagcaacagcaccacCTGGCTctcctgcagcagcagcaggagcaacagcagcagattCAGCAGCACCAGGGAGTCAACATGGCCATGGGCACCACTACGACAAACAACATTCGAC AGCGCAAGGAGCGCATGTCCAAGCGGCAGAAGGAGCTATACGTACACTTCCTGCAGCAGCACCAGTTCATCAACGACCACCGTCGCAACGATCCTGCGCTGGATCCATACTGGCTGAAGCTGGCCAACCTGCTGAACGCCGTGCCGCAGGGCGCCGTCAAGCACGTGACCGAGTGGAAGCAGACCTTCGACAACTGGCGATACCGCATCTTCCTTTACGCACGCTACAACTCCAAGCTGCAGGACGAGGAGGCGCAGAATCCGCGCAACTTCAAGCCTCTGACCCGGACCGACAAACAGGCCTACATCATGTGGATCCGGAACCCGGACACCGCGCCGCCCGACCTGGACAAGATGCGCAACGTCTTCTGCAACCTGGAGGAGTCGGCGGTGCAGCAGGAGTAG
- the LOC6610407 gene encoding uncharacterized protein LOC6610407 isoform X3 has translation MLSYEPSCSMAVLKHHAHQHQHHVPLPQRSNESASHHAHEYVPGSQPTSPALGMSSEAVDSPLDQQGNNSVSERTDNSHKLRLGQAYSERTPESMTQAIDPMDIIPKSESESEVERLQRASRFLARQEQHQAQQQQHQQQLLPGQQIFPSYTHPLPPMNAPNASQQSPYTPGLMSRFRKRGERMSKDQKELYVKFFEDNPCMLSNHRRHDGLTEPLWAKLAHMLNSVPQGAVKNVEDWKQTFDAWRYRIFMYTRYNSKLSMSETTDPKNFKPLTATDQKAYAMWTSHKHITPQDYEKMDMFVPLDETTTTTNSYDY, from the exons ATGCTCTCCTACGAGCCCTCATGCTCAATGGCGGTCCTGAAGCACCACGCTcatcagcaccagcaccacgtGCCTCTGCCGCAGAGGTCAAACGAAAGCGCCTCGCACCACGCCCACGAATATGTGCCTGGCTCCCAGCCCACCTCTCCGGCCCTAGGGATGAGTTCTGAGGCGGTGGACTCGCCACTGGACCAGCAGGGCAACAACTCGGTGTCGGAACGCACGGACAATTCCCACAAACTGCGCTTGGGGCAGGCTTACTCGGAACGGACGCCGGAATCGATGACCCAGGCCATTGACCCCATGGACATTATACCCAAGTCGGAGTCCGAATCGGAGGTGGAGCGTCTGCAGCGGGCCTCCAGATTCCTGGCGCGCCAGGAACAGCACCaagcccagcagcaacagcatcagcagcagttgcTGCCCGGTCAGCAGATCTTCCCTAGCTACACGCATCCTTTGCCGCCGATGAATGCACCAAATGCCTCCCAACAGTCGCCTTACACGCCGGGTCTGATGAGTCGCTTTAGAA AACGCGGCGAACGGATGTCCAAGGACCAAAAGGAGCTGTACGTCAAGTTTTTCGAGGACAATCCATGCATGCTATCCAACCACCGACGGCACGATGGCCTCACCGAACCACTGTGGGCAAAATTGGCCCACATGCTGAATAGTGTTCCCCAAGGCGCCGTAAAGAACGTGGAGGACTGGAAGCAGACCTTTGACGCCTGGCGGTACCGCATCTTCATGTACACACGCTACAACTCCAAGCTCAGCATGTCGGAAACGACCGATCCGAAGAACTTCAAGCCCCTGACAGCTACCGACCAGAAGGCGTATGCCATGTGGACCAGCCACAAGCACATAACGCCGCAGGACTACGAAAAAATGGACATGTTCGTGCCGCTGGACGAGACCACCACGACAACGAACAGCTACGACTACTAG